From one Streptomyces sp. N50 genomic stretch:
- a CDS encoding helix-turn-helix transcriptional regulator: protein MVIEYDGFGAELRRRRIAAGMSLSELAGKVYCSRSFLSRVENGRRRASLELAQLCDEVLGAKGALVGLAPLPGSDAVPKVVRGGAGEKASGALKSPQKEGRSAAGPDRAEFRRLLRRGDLSHTAGEMREAERHYTAAYRGAEGDPRAQAEAVIRMARRWSDPGQVDRELLQSIRGCLTALDGDGSAEAAGLRLRLEAHLAKKMALAVSQDTAAGLAGPAEGARLAEETLRRLPDDGDDEVRCEVLTECRWARYDFMPAPESLTLSERLREAAARQDSPYFRGEALMAVAIDQLRNGRIFSALATANQYRKHAAETQSALALWQRHTLDALLDLWHGRFDAAAEWIFVESLKFIELLRADFAVPADNLTQTRLGQAYWLLRQQGRLAELFTSDLAGDVERHAYFPVWRAGLALALCETGQHAEGADLFLGCVADVDRFPPSGWAVPALVLLAEVCAALDLEGGFEAELAPVLPTLRARLAPHDGQQLALGGWPSVLVGPTARACGVLALAAGEPGTALEHFRQAAVPARSSQPELARLRLAQARAVRRVGGPGSEPNAVRLLREAARGAETYGMTWLGAQCEGLLGEPGRG, encoded by the coding sequence ATGGTCATCGAGTACGACGGGTTCGGCGCCGAGTTACGCAGGCGCCGCATCGCGGCAGGCATGTCGCTGAGCGAGCTGGCCGGCAAGGTCTACTGCAGCCGCAGCTTCCTGAGCCGCGTGGAGAACGGGCGCCGCAGGGCGTCCCTGGAGTTGGCCCAGCTGTGCGACGAGGTGCTGGGGGCCAAGGGCGCGCTGGTCGGACTGGCGCCGCTGCCGGGCTCCGACGCCGTACCGAAAGTGGTCCGGGGTGGAGCGGGGGAGAAGGCGTCCGGGGCGCTCAAGTCGCCGCAGAAGGAAGGGCGTTCGGCCGCAGGCCCGGACCGCGCCGAGTTCCGCCGGCTGCTGCGGCGCGGGGACCTCAGCCATACCGCGGGCGAGATGCGCGAGGCCGAACGGCACTACACCGCCGCCTACCGCGGTGCCGAGGGCGACCCGCGCGCGCAGGCCGAGGCCGTGATCCGGATGGCGCGCCGCTGGTCCGACCCCGGGCAGGTCGACCGCGAACTGCTCCAGTCGATCCGGGGCTGCCTGACCGCGCTGGACGGCGACGGCAGCGCGGAGGCCGCGGGACTGCGGCTACGGCTCGAAGCGCACCTCGCGAAGAAGATGGCCCTGGCGGTCAGCCAGGACACCGCGGCGGGACTGGCGGGACCCGCCGAGGGAGCGCGGCTCGCCGAGGAGACGCTGCGCCGATTACCCGACGACGGCGACGACGAGGTGCGCTGCGAGGTCCTCACCGAGTGCCGCTGGGCACGCTACGACTTCATGCCGGCCCCCGAGTCACTGACCCTCTCCGAGCGGTTGCGTGAAGCCGCGGCCCGGCAGGACTCGCCCTACTTCCGCGGCGAGGCCCTCATGGCCGTCGCCATCGACCAGCTCCGCAACGGCAGGATCTTCAGCGCCCTCGCCACCGCGAACCAGTACCGCAAACACGCCGCCGAGACCCAGAGCGCCCTCGCCCTGTGGCAGCGGCACACCCTCGACGCCCTGCTCGACCTGTGGCACGGCCGGTTCGACGCGGCCGCAGAGTGGATCTTCGTGGAGTCGCTGAAGTTCATCGAACTGCTCCGCGCCGACTTCGCCGTCCCCGCGGACAACCTCACCCAGACCCGCCTCGGGCAGGCCTACTGGCTGCTGAGACAGCAGGGCAGACTCGCCGAACTCTTCACCTCCGACCTCGCCGGCGACGTCGAGCGGCACGCCTACTTCCCGGTCTGGCGGGCCGGTCTCGCCCTCGCCCTGTGCGAGACCGGGCAGCACGCCGAGGGCGCGGACCTCTTCCTCGGCTGCGTCGCCGACGTCGACCGCTTCCCGCCGTCGGGCTGGGCCGTCCCCGCGCTCGTCCTGCTCGCGGAGGTCTGCGCGGCGCTGGACCTGGAGGGCGGATTCGAGGCCGAGCTGGCGCCGGTACTGCCCACGCTCCGCGCGCGCCTCGCCCCGCACGACGGCCAGCAGCTCGCCCTGGGCGGCTGGCCCTCGGTCCTCGTCGGCCCGACCGCCCGCGCCTGCGGAGTCCTCGCCCTCGCCGCGGGCGAACCGGGCACCGCCCTCGAACACTTCCGCCAGGCCGCGGTCCCGGCCCGCTCCTCCCAGCCCGAACTCGCCCGCCTCCGCCTGGCCCAGGCCCGCGCGGTACGGCGGGTGGGGGGTCCGGGGAGCGAGCCGAACGCGGTGCGGTTGCTGCGGGAGGCGGCTCGGGGGGCGGAGACGTATGGGATGACGTGGCTGGGGGCGCAGTGCGAGGGGCTGTTGGGGGAGCCGGGGCGTGGGTGA
- a CDS encoding AfsR/SARP family transcriptional regulator → MFEVRLLGPVEVWAGDRRAPLGGVRPLAVLSALVVHLGEVLSTDRLVDCVWDERAPATAGALVATHVSAVRRALAQVTQDAVVRTRPPGYVADLDPSQIDARRFEDLLASGRASAAAGHREEAADLLGEALALWRGQDALEGLGQSFARIEAARLGELRIVAQEESFGLHLDLGRADRTIAPLLAHVAAHPLRERPRGQLMTALVRTGRVSDALRTYREGRAVLREELGIDPGPELQALHQAVLTNDAQVAGTALAPSTPRQPGTSRPPGTARPHSAGREPAAPPRPPAGSRSTPTPAPSHLPPDIADFVGRTEQIAWAASLVGGVDEAGRTAPPIGVISGRSGTGKTALAVHVGHRTAELFPDGRLFVDLRAADTAPLQPADALARLLRAMGADPETLPTSVEELTGLYRTHIGHRRVLLILDNAAGEAHVRPLLPPGPGCAVLVTSRRRLVALEGSAHLDLAVPGQAEALELLRRVAGPDRTSAEPERAAEIVSLCGRLPLAVRIAGARLAARPHWAPGRLADRLRDERRRLSELRAGDLELRTSLELGYADLELPERRALRRLALLDLPDFAAWIAAPLLDIGTEEAEEAVERLVDCHFIDVIGVDETGRSRYRIHDLAREHARERCLSEESAEERTAAVLRLVASWLGLAEKAAALGPGGAARRFPEPAAVRPLDAETEEELLERPTSWFAAEQACLLAAVEYCADHGMVRAARDLAGALIASSAALYNQFDAWSRSHAAAMAAVHRGGDDVGEAWLLAGLGQLRYEQDEFEDSYSYFGKALRLFEARGDVPEGVALALAGMGTARREQAGYAEALDLLDAALERYGESAGPGARARVLYGIGYVHREQGRGAPAREALARALDLYRAAGDRHGEALTLRSLALCDRAEGALADAERLLHEALRIFSALRDTFGVMYTEQSLAKTELRLGRLDEARARLGRCLTVARERQDRFGEALVLRTLGEWHLAAGDPDGAREPLERALSTWETLRLPLWRARTLRDLADVREADGDASAARAARAEALDVFRELGSREAQEPSARL, encoded by the coding sequence ATGTTCGAAGTGCGGCTGCTCGGTCCGGTGGAGGTGTGGGCCGGCGACCGGCGGGCCCCGCTCGGCGGTGTCAGACCCCTCGCGGTCCTGTCGGCACTCGTCGTCCACCTCGGCGAGGTGCTCTCCACCGACCGCCTCGTGGACTGCGTCTGGGACGAGCGGGCGCCGGCCACCGCGGGCGCCCTGGTGGCCACCCATGTCTCCGCCGTACGCCGGGCACTGGCCCAGGTCACGCAGGACGCCGTGGTCAGGACGCGGCCGCCGGGCTACGTCGCCGACCTCGACCCGTCCCAGATCGACGCCCGCCGCTTCGAGGACCTGCTCGCCTCGGGCCGGGCCTCCGCCGCCGCGGGCCACCGCGAGGAGGCCGCCGATCTGCTGGGCGAGGCGCTGGCGCTGTGGCGCGGCCAGGACGCGCTGGAGGGACTGGGGCAGTCGTTCGCCCGGATCGAGGCGGCCCGGCTGGGCGAACTGCGGATCGTCGCGCAGGAGGAGTCCTTCGGACTGCATCTCGATCTGGGCCGCGCGGACCGGACGATCGCCCCGTTGCTCGCGCACGTCGCCGCGCACCCCTTGCGGGAACGGCCGCGCGGCCAGCTGATGACCGCGCTGGTCCGCACCGGCCGCGTCTCCGACGCCCTGCGCACGTACCGGGAGGGCCGCGCGGTCCTGCGCGAGGAGCTGGGTATCGACCCCGGCCCGGAACTGCAGGCCCTGCACCAGGCCGTATTGACCAACGACGCACAGGTGGCGGGCACCGCACTCGCGCCCAGCACCCCGCGTCAACCCGGCACCTCACGTCCGCCCGGCACCGCCCGCCCGCACAGCGCCGGGCGGGAACCCGCGGCGCCCCCGAGGCCGCCGGCCGGCAGCCGTTCCACTCCCACCCCCGCGCCGTCCCATCTCCCGCCGGACATCGCCGACTTCGTGGGCCGCACCGAGCAGATCGCCTGGGCTGCCTCGCTGGTGGGCGGGGTCGACGAGGCGGGCCGTACCGCGCCGCCGATCGGGGTGATCTCCGGCCGGTCCGGCACGGGCAAGACCGCGCTCGCCGTGCACGTCGGCCACCGTACGGCCGAACTCTTCCCGGACGGCCGCCTGTTCGTGGACCTGCGGGCGGCCGACACCGCGCCGCTGCAGCCCGCCGACGCCCTCGCCCGGCTGCTGCGCGCCATGGGCGCCGACCCCGAGACCCTGCCGACCTCGGTCGAGGAACTGACGGGGCTGTACCGCACCCACATCGGACACCGGCGCGTCCTGCTGATCCTGGACAACGCGGCGGGCGAGGCGCACGTACGGCCCCTGCTGCCGCCCGGCCCGGGCTGCGCCGTCCTCGTCACGAGCCGGCGCCGGCTGGTCGCGCTGGAGGGCTCCGCCCATCTGGACCTGGCCGTGCCCGGTCAGGCGGAGGCGCTCGAACTGCTGCGCCGCGTCGCCGGGCCGGACCGTACGAGCGCCGAGCCGGAGCGGGCCGCTGAGATCGTCTCGCTGTGCGGGCGGCTGCCGCTGGCGGTGCGCATCGCGGGCGCCCGGCTGGCGGCCCGCCCGCACTGGGCGCCCGGCCGGCTCGCCGACCGGCTGCGCGACGAACGCCGCCGGCTGAGCGAACTGCGGGCCGGGGACCTGGAGTTGCGCACCAGCCTCGAACTCGGCTACGCCGACCTGGAGTTGCCCGAGCGCCGGGCGCTGCGCCGGCTTGCCCTGCTCGACCTGCCGGACTTCGCGGCCTGGATCGCCGCCCCGCTGCTGGACATCGGCACGGAGGAGGCCGAGGAGGCGGTGGAGCGGCTGGTGGACTGCCACTTCATCGACGTGATCGGCGTCGACGAGACGGGGCGCAGCCGGTACCGCATCCACGACCTGGCCCGCGAACACGCCCGCGAGCGCTGTCTGTCCGAGGAGAGCGCCGAGGAGCGTACGGCGGCCGTGCTGCGGCTTGTGGCGTCCTGGCTGGGTCTCGCCGAGAAGGCGGCCGCCCTCGGCCCGGGCGGAGCGGCCCGGCGCTTTCCCGAACCGGCCGCCGTACGGCCTCTCGACGCGGAGACCGAGGAGGAGCTGCTGGAGCGGCCGACGTCCTGGTTCGCCGCCGAACAGGCCTGTCTGCTGGCGGCGGTCGAGTACTGCGCCGACCACGGCATGGTCCGTGCCGCCCGCGATCTGGCCGGGGCGCTGATCGCGAGTTCGGCCGCGCTGTACAACCAGTTCGACGCCTGGTCCCGCTCGCACGCCGCCGCCATGGCCGCCGTGCACCGCGGCGGGGACGACGTGGGAGAGGCGTGGTTGCTCGCGGGGCTTGGCCAACTGCGCTATGAACAGGACGAGTTCGAGGATTCGTACAGCTACTTCGGCAAGGCGCTGCGGCTGTTCGAGGCGCGCGGTGACGTGCCCGAGGGCGTGGCGCTCGCCCTCGCCGGGATGGGGACGGCCCGCCGCGAACAGGCGGGCTACGCCGAGGCGTTGGACCTGTTGGACGCGGCGCTGGAGCGGTACGGGGAGTCCGCCGGGCCGGGCGCCCGGGCCCGGGTGCTGTACGGCATCGGATACGTGCACCGGGAACAGGGGCGCGGGGCGCCGGCCCGGGAGGCTCTCGCGCGGGCCCTGGACCTGTACCGCGCGGCGGGCGACCGGCACGGCGAGGCGCTGACCCTGCGGTCGCTGGCCCTGTGCGACCGGGCCGAGGGCGCGCTCGCGGACGCCGAGCGGCTGCTGCACGAGGCGCTACGGATCTTCTCGGCACTGCGGGACACCTTCGGGGTGATGTACACCGAACAGTCGCTGGCCAAGACGGAGTTGAGGCTCGGCCGCCTCGACGAGGCGCGGGCGCGGCTCGGCCGGTGCCTGACCGTGGCCCGCGAGCGCCAGGACCGCTTCGGCGAGGCGCTCGTCCTGCGCACACTCGGGGAATGGCATCTCGCCGCAGGCGATCCGGACGGCGCGCGGGAGCCGCTGGAGCGCGCCCTGTCGACATGGGAGACCCTGCGGCTGCCCCTGTGGCGGGCCCGCACCCTCCGGGACCTGGCCGACGTACGGGAAGCGGACGGCGACGCGTCGGCGGCGCGGGCGGCCAGGGCCGAAGCACTCGACGTCTTCCGGGAGTTGGGCTCCCGCGAGGCACAGGAGCCGTCCGCGCGCCTGTAG
- a CDS encoding M15 family metallopeptidase, translated as MTEIITLSDARVAAVAEEDCGEPLVDLRGTDDLRIDPRQADDDGHYAHLRAGALRRLVRAQRLLPAGIRFLVVEGYRPPELQRRYFEQYARTMRRAHPDASPERIRELASAYISPPEVAPHVSGGAVDLTLCDRDGRELPLGTEVNATPEESDGACRTGAPGISAEARANRALMSWALGATGFVNYPTEWWHWSYGDRYWALLRRAPAARYGPAAPPDPATQSAGSRGQF; from the coding sequence GTGACAGAGATCATCACGCTCTCGGACGCCCGGGTCGCCGCGGTCGCGGAGGAGGACTGCGGCGAACCGCTGGTCGACCTGCGCGGCACGGACGACCTGCGGATCGACCCCCGGCAGGCCGACGACGACGGCCACTACGCCCACCTCAGGGCCGGTGCGCTACGGCGGCTGGTGCGGGCCCAGCGGCTGCTGCCGGCCGGGATCCGGTTCCTGGTGGTGGAGGGGTACCGGCCGCCCGAACTGCAGCGCCGGTACTTCGAGCAGTACGCGCGGACCATGCGCCGGGCCCACCCCGACGCCTCGCCGGAACGGATCCGCGAACTGGCGAGCGCGTACATCTCACCGCCGGAGGTCGCGCCGCACGTCAGCGGCGGGGCCGTAGACCTGACGCTGTGCGACCGGGACGGCCGGGAACTGCCGCTGGGCACGGAGGTCAACGCGACCCCCGAGGAGAGCGACGGCGCCTGCCGCACCGGAGCGCCCGGCATCAGCGCCGAGGCACGCGCCAACCGGGCCCTCATGAGCTGGGCCCTCGGCGCGACCGGCTTCGTCAACTACCCGACCGAATGGTGGCACTGGTCGTACGGCGACCGGTACTGGGCGCTGCTGCGCCGGGCACCGGCCGCCCGCTACGGCCCCGCCGCCCCACCCGACCCGGCGACCCAGAGTGCTGGAAGCCGGGGGCAATTCTAA
- a CDS encoding RNA polymerase sigma factor, with protein METRTCAVPPPQREDGDRMSPKDFDASFAADMPRLRRRLLALTGNPHDADDLLQETYLRLSRRARAQNLTRQQHPYAYTCTVALNLLRDAWQHPSRREQCTDRLPESGWDGGLASYEASQTTLALLGVLSEKEAAAVILVDLEGLSHDTAGERLGAHRGTVQRNRMRGLAKMRDALGH; from the coding sequence ATGGAGACCAGAACCTGCGCCGTCCCGCCACCGCAGCGCGAGGACGGCGACCGGATGAGCCCGAAGGACTTCGACGCGTCCTTCGCCGCCGACATGCCACGCCTGCGCCGCCGCCTGCTGGCCCTGACCGGCAACCCGCACGACGCCGACGACCTGCTCCAGGAGACCTACCTACGGCTCTCCCGGCGCGCCCGCGCCCAGAACCTGACGCGGCAGCAGCACCCGTACGCCTACACCTGCACCGTCGCCCTGAACCTGCTGCGCGACGCGTGGCAGCACCCCTCACGGCGCGAGCAGTGCACCGACCGGCTGCCCGAGTCGGGCTGGGACGGCGGGCTGGCCTCCTACGAGGCGTCCCAGACCACGCTGGCGCTGCTGGGCGTGCTCTCCGAGAAGGAGGCCGCGGCGGTGATCCTCGTGGACCTGGAGGGCCTCAGCCACGACACCGCGGGCGAACGCCTCGGCGCCCACCGCGGCACGGTCCAGCGCAACCGGATGCGCGGCCTGGCCAAGATGCGCGACGCGCTCGGCCACTGA
- a CDS encoding C40 family peptidase, whose protein sequence is MNTSSTRRRTSGALLGASVLALSAFVSTPAHAAAQDATCGVLAPGASAVAQAAVNAACSQIGVWYSWGGGHAATPGASYGYYDGSDPDSLHDNERKGFDCSGLTRYAYYQATGRDLLNGTADDQFHSSQASARFSAAQGSAPLLPGDLMFWGSGHIHHVAMYLGNGQMVEAYESGTHIRVAPVRTGGDYAGAIRVNGSGTPTPPPANGGTVFETWGTGVRTRSTPSVRGAVVDTFAGPTQVSVQCQEHAESVTAEGYTNDIWSKLADGSWMTNIYIKGPASLPGIPDCGGSSTPPPSGGSKPFQTWGTGVRTHSQPNVNAGVVDYFAQPTTVNVVCQAHAQEVTAEGYTNDAWSKLTDGSWMTNIYIKGAAWLDVPTC, encoded by the coding sequence TTGAACACCAGCAGCACGCGCCGCCGGACCAGCGGCGCGCTCCTGGGGGCCTCGGTCCTCGCCCTGTCCGCGTTCGTCTCCACCCCGGCCCACGCCGCCGCGCAGGACGCCACCTGCGGTGTCCTGGCGCCGGGTGCCTCGGCCGTCGCGCAGGCCGCGGTGAACGCCGCCTGTTCGCAGATCGGCGTCTGGTACAGCTGGGGCGGCGGCCACGCGGCCACCCCGGGCGCCAGCTACGGCTACTACGACGGCTCGGACCCCGACAGCCTCCACGACAACGAGCGCAAGGGCTTCGACTGCTCCGGCCTGACGCGCTACGCCTACTACCAGGCCACCGGCAGGGACCTGCTCAACGGCACGGCGGACGACCAGTTCCACAGCTCGCAGGCCTCGGCCCGCTTCTCCGCCGCGCAGGGCAGCGCCCCGCTGCTGCCGGGCGACCTGATGTTCTGGGGCAGCGGGCACATCCACCACGTCGCCATGTACCTGGGCAACGGGCAGATGGTCGAGGCGTACGAGTCGGGCACCCACATCCGGGTCGCCCCCGTCCGCACCGGCGGCGACTACGCGGGCGCGATCCGGGTCAACGGCTCGGGCACGCCGACTCCCCCGCCCGCGAACGGCGGTACGGTCTTCGAGACCTGGGGCACGGGCGTGCGCACCCGCTCCACGCCGAGCGTGCGCGGTGCCGTGGTGGACACCTTCGCCGGTCCGACCCAGGTGTCGGTCCAGTGCCAGGAGCACGCCGAGAGCGTCACCGCCGAGGGCTACACCAACGACATCTGGTCCAAGCTGGCCGACGGTTCGTGGATGACCAACATCTACATCAAGGGCCCGGCCTCGCTGCCCGGCATCCCGGACTGCGGCGGCAGCAGCACCCCGCCGCCCTCGGGAGGCAGCAAGCCGTTCCAGACCTGGGGCACCGGCGTCCGCACCCACAGCCAGCCGAACGTCAACGCCGGCGTCGTCGACTACTTCGCCCAGCCCACCACGGTCAACGTGGTCTGCCAGGCCCACGCCCAGGAGGTCACGGCCGAGGGCTACACGAACGACGCCTGGTCCAAGCTGACGGACGGTTCCTGGATGACCAACATCTACATCAAGGGCGCGGCCTGGCTGGACGTCCCGACCTGCTGA
- a CDS encoding helix-turn-helix domain-containing protein produces MPDGTPRRSYNSEGRREAARRNRAAVLDACRELLFQDGYHATTIKAVAERAGVSPETVYKSFGGKPGLVKALWDITLAGDDDPVPMGERPQIQQILATRELSTKLRLYGAYVRGIHERITPLFALLTQAGPDVGEVLDLGERERLTGVTAFVTHLDETGVLGPDTDPVRLADAVWALAGPQLYTQLTAGRGWSADTYEEWLADTLTATLTSRPR; encoded by the coding sequence ATGCCGGACGGGACGCCACGTCGGTCCTACAACTCCGAGGGCCGCCGCGAGGCCGCGCGCCGCAACCGGGCCGCGGTGCTGGACGCCTGCCGGGAGCTGCTCTTCCAGGACGGCTACCACGCCACGACGATCAAGGCGGTGGCCGAGCGCGCGGGCGTCTCCCCGGAGACGGTCTACAAGTCGTTCGGCGGTAAACCGGGCCTGGTCAAGGCCCTGTGGGACATCACCCTGGCCGGTGACGACGACCCCGTCCCCATGGGAGAGCGCCCCCAGATCCAACAGATCCTGGCGACAAGGGAGTTGAGCACCAAGCTCCGGCTCTACGGCGCGTACGTCCGCGGCATCCATGAGCGGATCACCCCGCTGTTCGCTCTGCTGACCCAGGCGGGCCCGGACGTCGGGGAGGTCCTGGACCTCGGTGAGCGGGAGCGGCTGACCGGCGTCACCGCGTTCGTCACCCACCTCGACGAGACCGGCGTTCTGGGCCCGGACACCGATCCGGTCCGCCTGGCGGACGCGGTCTGGGCCCTGGCGGGACCGCAGCTGTACACCCAGCTCACCGCGGGCCGGGGCTGGTCCGCCGACACCTACGAGGAATGGCTGGCGGACACCCTCACCGCCACGCTCACATCCCGTCCGCGCTGA
- a CDS encoding MBL fold metallo-hydrolase, with protein MSRPASTQVAPGVHRLGDHVVNFYLIEDPDGLVLVDAGTPAHLAQLRTLLADLDRSLGDVRAVLLTHGHADHTGLTHALREAGAELWIHERDDAILRDGPRSSTRHAKPERSMVPYLLRRPSALAVPLRLARDGAFTARGVPGARTFDADQVLKDVPGAPQAVVLPGHTPGSAAYLFTDRGLLFTGDALVTADGFTDRTGPTIVSRCFTHDSGAALAALDRLDELTAGPAAEPTVHLLLPGHGEPFAGDVRTATHQARRFGAH; from the coding sequence ATGTCCCGTCCCGCATCCACGCAGGTCGCGCCCGGCGTCCACCGCCTCGGCGACCACGTCGTCAACTTCTACCTGATCGAGGACCCGGACGGTCTCGTCCTGGTCGACGCGGGGACGCCCGCACATCTGGCGCAACTGCGCACACTGCTGGCCGATCTCGACCGCTCCCTCGGTGACGTCCGCGCCGTGCTCCTGACCCACGGCCACGCCGACCACACCGGACTGACCCACGCCCTCCGGGAAGCAGGCGCCGAACTCTGGATCCACGAGCGGGACGACGCCATCCTGCGCGACGGCCCACGGAGCTCGACCCGCCACGCAAAACCCGAGCGTTCGATGGTTCCCTATCTGCTGCGCCGGCCGTCCGCTCTCGCCGTTCCGCTACGACTGGCCCGCGACGGAGCCTTCACCGCGCGCGGGGTGCCGGGCGCGCGCACCTTCGACGCCGACCAGGTGCTGAAGGACGTACCCGGCGCGCCCCAGGCCGTCGTCCTGCCCGGCCATACGCCCGGCAGCGCCGCGTACCTGTTCACCGACCGCGGGCTCCTCTTCACCGGCGACGCCCTGGTCACCGCCGACGGCTTCACCGACCGGACCGGACCCACGATCGTCAGCCGCTGCTTCACCCACGACAGCGGAGCCGCGCTCGCCGCCCTCGACCGCCTCGACGAACTCACGGCGGGACCGGCGGCGGAACCGACGGTCCACCTGCTGCTGCCCGGCCACGGCGAGCCCTTCGCCGGAGACGTCCGCACCGCCACCCATCAGGCCCGGCGGTTCGGCGCCCACTGA
- a CDS encoding cupin domain-containing protein, which yields MSYYTPRVLHVPTEKGVVKWMSGDVYETLATAGDTGGAVGFTVCWVPPGGGPVAHVHKSADESFYVISGELEFLNGDQTFVANTGDFVFVPRGTRHRFRNRTGEQAHMVAFFTPGGGEGLWLDGGDDPVPGKRPEFWPPERGLALGPLLGREDIDMEILPEEADLGGPADRP from the coding sequence ATGAGTTACTACACTCCCCGCGTCCTGCACGTCCCCACCGAGAAGGGCGTGGTCAAGTGGATGTCCGGCGACGTCTACGAAACCCTGGCCACGGCGGGCGACACCGGCGGCGCCGTGGGCTTCACCGTCTGCTGGGTGCCCCCGGGCGGCGGACCGGTGGCGCACGTGCACAAGAGCGCCGACGAATCCTTCTACGTCATCTCGGGCGAGCTGGAATTCCTGAACGGCGACCAGACCTTCGTGGCGAACACCGGTGACTTCGTCTTCGTACCGAGGGGCACCCGGCACCGGTTCCGCAACCGCACCGGCGAACAGGCGCACATGGTGGCCTTCTTCACCCCCGGCGGCGGCGAGGGACTGTGGCTGGACGGCGGGGACGACCCCGTCCCCGGCAAGAGGCCCGAGTTCTGGCCGCCGGAGCGCGGCCTGGCCCTCGGCCCGCTCCTCGGACGCGAGGACATAGACATGGAGATCCTGCCCGAGGAAGCGGACCTCGGCGGACCCGCCGACCGACCCTGA
- a CDS encoding LLM class F420-dependent oxidoreductase: MTTRLGMGLPQNRQYDLGKDVPDVARAAEGIGYDSVWVYERALFPEPQTQPLYGVPGLPWPEAYRGVAEPLVTLTLAAAVTERVELGTAVLVAPLHIPFQLAKSLGTLDAASGGRVVAGLGSGWSLDEYAAAGVRPFEERGKVMDEVFAVCRAVWGPDPVVYEGGRVTRIAPAVVGPKPVRPIPILVPANSPRAMRRLVDHADGWLPYADGPAQVAQSWRQLQDLAAERGRTRPLRTVVRVNPDYTAKRHEGPDRQPFQGDVEQIVTDLMAYAGIGLDEFLVDLSWAARDAHELKDLAAEVYEAARTAGF; the protein is encoded by the coding sequence ATGACCACCCGGCTCGGAATGGGTCTCCCGCAGAACCGGCAGTACGACCTCGGCAAGGACGTGCCCGACGTGGCGCGCGCCGCCGAGGGCATCGGATACGACAGCGTCTGGGTGTACGAACGCGCCCTGTTCCCGGAACCTCAGACCCAGCCGCTGTACGGCGTTCCGGGCCTGCCCTGGCCCGAGGCCTACCGGGGCGTGGCCGAGCCGCTGGTCACCCTCACCCTCGCGGCGGCGGTCACCGAGCGGGTCGAACTGGGCACCGCCGTGCTGGTCGCCCCGCTGCACATCCCTTTCCAACTCGCCAAGTCCCTGGGCACGTTGGACGCGGCGAGCGGCGGCCGGGTGGTCGCGGGCCTGGGCAGCGGCTGGTCCCTCGACGAGTACGCGGCCGCCGGGGTGCGCCCGTTCGAGGAGCGCGGCAAGGTCATGGACGAGGTGTTCGCGGTGTGCCGGGCGGTGTGGGGACCGGACCCGGTGGTCTACGAGGGCGGCCGGGTCACGAGGATCGCCCCGGCCGTGGTCGGGCCGAAGCCGGTCCGGCCGATCCCGATCCTGGTGCCGGCCAACTCCCCACGGGCGATGCGCCGGCTCGTCGACCACGCCGACGGCTGGCTGCCGTACGCCGACGGACCCGCCCAAGTGGCCCAGAGCTGGCGGCAGTTGCAGGACCTCGCCGCCGAGCGGGGCCGCACCCGGCCGCTGCGGACGGTCGTACGCGTGAACCCGGACTACACCGCCAAGCGGCACGAGGGCCCGGACCGACAGCCCTTCCAGGGCGACGTCGAGCAGATCGTCACCGACCTGATGGCGTACGCCGGGATCGGCCTCGACGAGTTCCTGGTCGACCTCTCGTGGGCCGCGCGGGACGCGCACGAACTGAAGGACCTGGCCGCCGAGGTGTACGAGGCGGCTCGTACGGCCGGTTTCTGA
- a CDS encoding SDR family NAD(P)-dependent oxidoreductase, whose protein sequence is MAADTGTISGIGIGIGLALRLHVAGNRVIVSGRREDRLRQIVAEHPGVESVVLDVTDPAAGQDVTAHLLRRFPDLDVLVAMVGGEYRAVLRMLSGR, encoded by the coding sequence GTGGCCGCGGACACCGGAACCATCTCCGGCATCGGCATCGGCATCGGCCTCGCGCTGCGGCTGCACGTGGCGGGCAACCGGGTCATCGTCTCCGGGCGCCGCGAGGACAGGCTGAGACAGATCGTCGCGGAGCACCCCGGCGTCGAGTCCGTCGTCCTCGACGTCACCGACCCGGCCGCCGGCCAGGACGTCACCGCGCACCTGCTGCGCCGCTTCCCCGACCTCGACGTCCTGGTGGCGATGGTCGGCGGTGAGTACCGCGCCGTGCTGCGCATGCTGTCCGGCCGCTGA